CCGTCCACCCGGTAATATTTTCCATGCCGGAATTGGCAAACAGAATCTTGCCTTCGTAGTCCGCCAGTATCAGGCCTATCGGTTGTTCGTTCAATACCTTCTCGAATTTGCCGGCTTCCTCCAGTTGTTTCTTTGACGATCCGATGATCTCTTTTAGTTTAGACACCTCCTGCCCGCTGATGCGCTGCTGGTTTTGGTTATTCTCCTTAAGAGCGGCGCATTCCCTTTGCGCCTGTTGCAAAGCATAGAGCTGTTTCTTTTGCCTGTAAAATAAGGCCAGGCCCCACCCGCCCAGCAGAGCTGCCGCGATAAGGGCTGATGTTTTCAGGAACAGGCTGCCCGGCAGAAAAATCGTCACTGCCGCAAAGGGCAGGGATAAAAGCCATAGAAGATGCAACATTATTACTTGGCGTCCCCTATCATGCTTTTCACCAGCTCCAGAAGCCGGTTGGGGCTGAACGGTTTGGTGATATAGTCGCTGGCCCCCATCGTCAACCCCTGCTCCCGGTCGCGTTCCTGTCCCTTGGCGGTCAGGATCACCACGGGAATACCGGCCAGCTCGGCGTCCTCTCTGATCTTCTGGCATACCTCATAACCGGAAAGCCCGGGCATCATTACATCCAACAAAACCATGTCCGGCTTCTCTTCCTTGATCTTCTGCAGACCGCTCTGGCCGTCATTGGCTGAAATGACGGTATACCCCTCCTGCTCTAATTTAAATTTGATCACCCTGGCAATGTAGGGTTCATCATCCACCACCATGATTTTTTTGGCCATAATCGCACCTCTCGAGCTTTTATTTAGAAATTTTACGCTTGGTTCTTATCGGGGCAGACTGAAAATAAATCTGCTGCCCTTCCCCGCCTGGCTTTCCACCCATATTTTCCCGCC
This genomic window from Candidatus Edwardsbacteria bacterium contains:
- a CDS encoding response regulator, producing MAKKIMVVDDEPYIARVIKFKLEQEGYTVISANDGQSGLQKIKEEKPDMVLLDVMMPGLSGYEVCQKIREDAELAGIPVVILTAKGQERDREQGLTMGASDYITKPFSPNRLLELVKSMIGDAK